A single genomic interval of Arthrobacter methylotrophus harbors:
- the glgX gene encoding glycogen debranching protein GlgX, which produces MEIWPGSAYPLGATFDGTGTNFALFSEKAEKVELCLFDEDGNEVSYTVSEVDGYVWHCYLPHVQPGQKYGYRVHGLYDPAAGQRFNPNKLLLDPYAKAVHRQIDWDPALFSYNMGDPDSRNDKDSAPHMMMGVVINPFFDWAGDQQLRIPYHRSVIYEAHVKGLTQLHPEVPGEQRGTYAGVAHPAVVAHLKKLGVTAIELMPVHQFTNDGILQDRGLNNYWGYNTIGFFAPHNGYSSKGDTGQQVQDFKAMVRALHTAGIEVILDVVYNHTAEGNHLGPTLSFKGIDNSAYYRLVEGDLKHYMDYTGTGNSLNVRSPHSLQLLMDSLRYWVTEMHVDGFRFDLASTLAREFYDVDKLSTFFELIQQDPVVSQVKLIAEPWDVGPGGYQVGNFPPQWTEWNGQYRDTVRDFWRGEPSTLGEFASRLTGSADLYEHSGRRPVASINFVTAHDGFTLADLVSYNEKHNEANGEGNNDGESHNRSWNCGVEGPTEDPKVLGLRARQQRNFIASMLLSQGVPMLLHGDELGRSQRGNNNGYCQDSELTWINWESVDQPLVEFTAAVSALRAKHPTFRRSRFFDGRPVLRGEGERLPDIVWLDVDGTTMTPSDWDSGFGRSVGVFLNGDGIRGRDNQGRRIKDVNFLLYFNAHDDEVGFRVPSDEYAPAWDIIIDTAGGGADTEPVLAETVLGVGAKSLVVLRAHSVPDTDPDHSVAASLTALTLTSTAETAALTSPTVADPKRTRKTT; this is translated from the coding sequence ATGGAAATTTGGCCAGGATCCGCGTATCCGTTGGGTGCTACTTTCGATGGCACGGGGACGAATTTCGCGTTGTTCAGCGAAAAAGCGGAGAAGGTGGAGTTGTGTCTCTTTGACGAGGACGGTAATGAGGTCAGCTATACCGTCAGCGAGGTGGATGGTTATGTGTGGCATTGTTATCTTCCGCATGTTCAGCCGGGGCAGAAGTACGGGTACCGGGTGCATGGTTTGTATGATCCTGCTGCGGGTCAGCGTTTCAATCCGAACAAGCTTCTGCTGGATCCTTATGCCAAGGCTGTGCATCGGCAGATCGATTGGGATCCGGCTCTTTTCTCTTACAACATGGGGGATCCTGATTCCCGGAATGATAAGGATTCCGCGCCGCACATGATGATGGGTGTGGTGATCAATCCGTTTTTCGATTGGGCCGGTGATCAGCAGCTTCGGATCCCGTATCACCGTTCGGTGATTTATGAGGCGCATGTGAAGGGCCTGACGCAGCTTCACCCGGAGGTGCCCGGTGAGCAGCGCGGTACGTATGCCGGTGTCGCGCATCCGGCGGTGGTTGCCCATTTGAAGAAGCTGGGGGTCACGGCTATCGAGCTGATGCCGGTCCATCAGTTCACGAACGACGGTATTCTGCAGGACAGGGGGTTGAATAATTACTGGGGGTATAACACCATCGGGTTCTTCGCTCCGCATAATGGTTATAGCTCCAAGGGTGATACCGGCCAGCAGGTGCAGGACTTCAAGGCGATGGTCAGGGCTTTGCATACGGCGGGTATCGAGGTCATTCTCGATGTGGTGTATAACCACACGGCCGAGGGTAATCATCTGGGGCCCACCTTGTCGTTCAAGGGGATCGATAATTCCGCGTATTACCGTCTGGTGGAGGGTGATCTCAAGCATTACATGGATTACACGGGGACGGGCAACTCGTTGAACGTGCGCAGCCCGCATTCCTTGCAGTTGCTGATGGATTCTTTGCGTTATTGGGTGACGGAGATGCATGTGGATGGTTTCCGTTTTGATCTTGCCTCCACGTTGGCGCGGGAGTTTTATGATGTGGACAAGCTCTCGACGTTCTTTGAATTGATCCAGCAGGATCCGGTGGTCTCGCAGGTGAAGTTGATTGCGGAGCCTTGGGATGTGGGTCCGGGCGGGTATCAGGTGGGGAATTTCCCGCCGCAGTGGACGGAGTGGAATGGCCAGTACCGGGACACGGTGCGTGATTTCTGGCGGGGGGAGCCTTCCACGCTGGGTGAGTTCGCTTCGCGGTTGACTGGTTCGGCGGACCTTTACGAGCATTCGGGGCGGCGTCCGGTGGCTTCGATCAATTTCGTCACGGCCCATGACGGGTTCACGTTGGCTGACCTTGTTTCGTATAACGAGAAGCACAACGAGGCCAACGGTGAGGGTAACAATGACGGGGAGTCTCATAACCGTTCCTGGAATTGCGGGGTTGAGGGGCCCACGGAGGATCCGAAGGTCCTGGGTCTGCGGGCCCGTCAGCAGCGGAACTTCATTGCGTCCATGCTGCTTTCCCAGGGTGTTCCGATGCTGTTGCATGGTGATGAGCTGGGCCGGTCGCAGCGGGGGAATAACAACGGTTATTGCCAGGACTCGGAGTTGACGTGGATCAATTGGGAGAGTGTGGATCAGCCGTTGGTGGAGTTCACGGCGGCGGTCAGTGCGTTGCGGGCCAAGCACCCCACGTTCCGGCGGAGCCGGTTCTTTGATGGCCGTCCGGTGCTTCGGGGGGAAGGCGAGAGGCTTCCGGATATCGTGTGGCTGGACGTGGACGGGACCACGATGACGCCCTCGGACTGGGACAGCGGTTTCGGTCGCTCCGTCGGGGTGTTCCTCAACGGTGACGGGATCCGTGGCCGGGATAACCAGGGGCGCCGGATCAAGGACGTTAATTTCCTGCTGTACTTCAACGCCCACGACGATGAAGTCGGTTTCAGGGTTCCCTCGGACGAATACGCGCCCGCGTGGGACATCATCATCGATACCGCTGGCGGCGGAGCCGACACCGAACCCGTACTGGCGGAAACCGTCCTCGGTGTCGGGGCCAAATCGCTCGTGGTCTTGCGGGCACACAGCGTGCCGGACACCGACCCGGACCACTCCGTCGCCGCTTCCCTGACAGCGCTGACGCTCACGTCGACCGCCGAAACCGCGGCGCTCACGTCACCTACTGTTGCGGATCCCAAGAGAACGAGAAAGACGACGTAG
- a CDS encoding ABC transporter permease codes for MGGLRAMLAIAAKDILTWSRTPSAIAVSLLPPIAFLLIIFIVAGATGRNPVAVVAEDNGPQAQRLVSILEDSDAFRVRPATSEEASGLLDTLQVAAVITIPASFDDDYRMHRPDPVQIRINNLNLDFTNDLRRSLPAAITRFYSSQPDNPIMIGVAETDLRPHDVGLVQFELVPILVLLLTLMGVVNGGLAIAREFEDLTIKALLLSPISRGTLIAGKILACWVTTMLVAAVVLILSAISGFLRPAGWYWLPALAATGLIALAAAGLGAALGGALRRFSAVSASGINVAIYLFFLSGGIGVAAFLPGWIQTIAHFTPTFYGVDALEAAIFYQSTDNLARDLTVLLLTAAGGLILGIMSLRRRLVDV; via the coding sequence ATGGGAGGGCTCCGGGCGATGCTTGCCATCGCGGCGAAAGACATATTGACGTGGTCACGGACACCGTCGGCGATCGCGGTCAGCCTACTGCCGCCGATCGCCTTCTTGCTGATCATCTTCATCGTCGCCGGGGCAACCGGCCGCAACCCGGTGGCTGTGGTAGCCGAAGACAACGGGCCGCAGGCTCAGCGCCTTGTGTCAATCCTCGAAGACTCGGACGCGTTCCGCGTCCGGCCCGCGACCTCGGAGGAGGCCTCGGGCCTGCTGGACACGCTCCAGGTCGCGGCTGTCATCACCATCCCCGCATCCTTCGACGACGACTACCGGATGCACCGGCCCGACCCGGTCCAGATCCGGATCAACAACCTCAACCTCGACTTCACCAACGACCTGCGCCGATCGCTGCCGGCCGCGATTACCCGCTTTTACTCCAGCCAGCCGGACAACCCGATCATGATCGGCGTAGCCGAGACGGACCTGAGGCCCCACGACGTCGGCTTGGTGCAATTTGAGCTGGTGCCCATCCTGGTGCTGCTCCTTACACTCATGGGGGTCGTCAACGGCGGGCTGGCCATCGCCCGGGAATTCGAAGACCTAACGATCAAAGCGTTGCTTCTCTCGCCGATCAGCCGCGGGACTCTGATCGCGGGCAAGATCCTTGCGTGCTGGGTAACCACCATGCTGGTGGCGGCAGTGGTACTGATTCTTTCGGCGATCTCGGGCTTTCTGCGACCAGCAGGGTGGTACTGGCTGCCGGCGCTGGCGGCCACCGGGCTCATCGCACTAGCGGCGGCAGGTCTAGGCGCGGCACTGGGAGGCGCCTTGCGCCGATTCTCAGCGGTGTCGGCGTCGGGGATCAACGTCGCGATCTACCTGTTCTTCCTGAGCGGGGGAATCGGCGTCGCCGCTTTCTTGCCCGGATGGATCCAGACGATAGCGCACTTCACACCGACGTTCTACGGCGTGGATGCTCTGGAGGCCGCGATCTTCTACCAGTCGACCGACAACCTGGCGCGGGACCTGACCGTACTCCTGCTGACTGCCGCAGGCGGGCTAATTTTGGGAATCATGTCTCTTCGCCGGCGGCTGGTCGACGTCTGA
- a CDS encoding ABC transporter permease, with protein MSLRHDLRVVRAVAATDIRLTLREPLFAIIGILIPINFLLLFLLFAISGGQAPIAVVMNGNGPLAERFVQAMGGSHSFIIHTATSADAEREIRAGSIVAVVTVPRDFDAALSAGARVDIPVEVNNLNVDFTNDIRRAVPLSITSFYADAFPEQVVVNAVEADVQAQDTGYIPYLAVSIVVAGLMLASILQGSVNAARDYELGTIKELALAPVSRLAIGLGKMLGSAALTAASAVLVLGVVILLIGVWPLHPLEVLGFGLLMIAAFLALGVLAGTVVRRRQQAIPLSIACILPLFFLSGPFGPANWLGAIPGAIAAASPLTYAIAAFQHAFHGYQTATQNLAVDTIVLAGFTLGTIALTAFVFGRRGFAH; from the coding sequence ATGAGCCTCCGCCATGACCTGCGCGTAGTCCGGGCGGTGGCGGCGACGGACATCCGCCTAACCCTCCGTGAGCCGCTCTTCGCGATCATCGGCATCCTCATCCCGATCAACTTCTTGCTGCTCTTCCTGCTGTTCGCGATCAGCGGCGGTCAAGCTCCGATCGCCGTGGTGATGAACGGTAACGGACCTTTGGCGGAACGCTTTGTTCAAGCTATGGGCGGCTCGCATTCGTTTATCATCCACACCGCGACCTCGGCCGACGCGGAGCGTGAGATCCGGGCCGGTAGCATCGTTGCCGTCGTGACCGTGCCGCGGGACTTCGATGCTGCGCTAAGTGCCGGAGCCCGGGTCGACATCCCGGTCGAGGTCAACAACCTCAACGTCGATTTCACCAACGACATCCGTCGGGCGGTCCCACTGTCGATAACGTCCTTCTACGCCGATGCGTTCCCCGAACAAGTCGTCGTGAATGCGGTCGAGGCCGACGTCCAGGCCCAGGACACCGGCTACATTCCCTACCTCGCCGTGAGCATCGTCGTGGCTGGTTTGATGCTCGCATCAATCCTGCAAGGCAGCGTCAATGCCGCGAGGGACTACGAGCTGGGAACCATTAAGGAGCTGGCACTGGCGCCGGTGAGCCGTCTTGCGATCGGGCTGGGCAAAATGCTCGGCTCGGCAGCCCTCACGGCCGCGTCGGCAGTCCTGGTGCTTGGAGTCGTGATTTTGCTGATCGGCGTGTGGCCGCTCCATCCATTGGAGGTGCTCGGATTCGGGCTGCTGATGATCGCAGCCTTCCTTGCCCTCGGCGTCCTCGCCGGAACGGTCGTTCGTCGACGCCAGCAAGCAATCCCGCTCTCCATTGCCTGCATCCTGCCGCTCTTCTTTTTGAGCGGGCCGTTCGGACCGGCGAACTGGCTGGGCGCCATTCCCGGCGCCATCGCCGCCGCATCGCCGCTCACCTATGCGATTGCCGCCTTCCAACATGCCTTCCACGGTTACCAGACCGCCACCCAGAACCTGGCCGTCGACACGATCGTGTTGGCCGGGTTCACGCTGGGAACGATCGCTCTCACGGCATTTGTGTTCGGGCGCCGGGGGTTCGCCCACTGA
- a CDS encoding ABC transporter ATP-binding protein — protein MSETAIELMGVTKRFGSFTAVDDLSLRVERGEIFGLLGPNGSGKTTIINMISGLSRPSSGGVRVLDIDLLKDPRSIRRRLGTVPQENALYEELTAEANLRFHADLFDVPRQGLDKKITALLDLAQLEHRRKSRVSTFSGGMKRRLALVRALLHDPELLYFDEPALGVDVQSRRALWDRILELKERGTTVLITTNYLEEANVLCDRLAIIDHGRLVALDSPSELRRSFGDTVVEMRTRPAPGEDLLREVRALAGVVSVSVSDSSLKVTVEGGSDVTGRIVTTVVGSTSLEEIQSREPSLDEVFLSLTGKELRE, from the coding sequence ATGAGCGAAACCGCTATCGAGCTCATGGGCGTCACAAAGCGATTCGGCTCCTTTACCGCCGTCGACGACCTCAGTCTGCGAGTTGAGCGCGGGGAGATCTTCGGCCTCCTCGGGCCCAACGGATCGGGCAAGACCACCATCATCAACATGATCAGCGGCCTGAGCCGCCCAAGCTCGGGCGGGGTCAGGGTCTTGGACATCGACCTGCTGAAGGATCCGCGAAGCATACGACGCCGGCTGGGGACCGTGCCGCAGGAGAACGCCCTTTACGAGGAGCTCACCGCCGAAGCAAACCTCCGTTTTCACGCAGACCTCTTCGACGTGCCCCGGCAAGGACTCGACAAGAAGATCACCGCTCTGCTCGATCTTGCGCAGCTGGAGCATCGCAGGAAAAGCCGCGTCTCCACCTTTTCCGGGGGCATGAAACGGCGGCTGGCCCTTGTGCGGGCGCTACTCCACGACCCCGAGCTGCTCTACTTCGACGAGCCCGCTCTGGGGGTTGACGTGCAGAGCAGACGGGCGCTTTGGGACCGGATCCTGGAGCTCAAGGAGCGGGGTACCACTGTGCTCATCACCACCAACTACCTCGAGGAGGCAAACGTCCTCTGCGACCGTTTGGCCATCATCGATCACGGCCGACTGGTGGCGCTCGACTCGCCGTCCGAGCTGCGGCGCAGCTTCGGTGACACCGTGGTCGAAATGCGCACTCGACCGGCTCCCGGGGAGGACCTCCTTCGAGAAGTCCGCGCGTTGGCCGGCGTAGTCTCCGTCAGCGTGTCCGACAGTTCCCTCAAGGTCACAGTGGAAGGTGGCTCCGATGTCACCGGCAGGATCGTGACGACGGTGGTTGGCTCCACAAGCCTTGAGGAAATCCAGAGCCGGGAGCCAAGCCTGGACGAAGTATTCCTGAGCCTGACAGGCAAGGAGCTCCGGGAATGA
- a CDS encoding CocE/NonD family hydrolase — MDDFQLLNASGQTIAVRKDLRVPMRDGVELAADAYHGPDDKPRPALVALSPYGKELQALALTTPPQRRPSPMWDGCIEAGDIARIVKEDYVHVIGDLRGSGFSGGEHIGNYNAGGVSLGQDAYDFIEWVADQPWCDGNVGMVGISYFGSMQVLAAAERPPHLKAIFVSGGHYDFYETTYHGGIMWFMPRAAREGRGGDSGWAFTDNVKSRMIEKHSPDELKKLVAMRLEDPDIAAWPNLVHVLNYPKNHEAWFDIVMNELDGDWYEERNPITLAPNIDIPVWLQLDQGRGWTLDGTIELYNTLKGPKKLTIGPYPPMQSRPFIEEHDKMFRWYDYWIKGIDNGVMDEPAVSVFVEGSREVVTAEQWPPKDIEYKSLYLRPRHKISEEPEPMGAEYAAPDGFYQAPLTVTDKVEILSWSTAPFENDTEMIGTGAAHIFAEIDQSDTNFILRLWDTAPNGKRQLITTGYLKASHRELDHRTTEGNPYHPHTASVPVEPGTIEEYVLRLYPFANTFKPGHRLVAELSNGEPLADEHNALLPPDAFHLPVGRPVTHKIYRDAAHQSRLVLPITTREAQ; from the coding sequence ATGGATGACTTTCAGTTGCTGAATGCAAGCGGGCAGACAATTGCTGTCCGCAAGGACCTCCGGGTTCCGATGCGGGACGGAGTAGAGCTTGCGGCGGACGCATACCACGGTCCCGACGACAAACCGCGGCCGGCGTTAGTAGCCCTGAGCCCGTACGGCAAGGAGCTGCAGGCCCTCGCCCTCACCACTCCCCCGCAGCGGCGGCCCAGCCCGATGTGGGACGGCTGCATTGAGGCCGGCGACATCGCCCGCATCGTCAAGGAGGATTACGTCCACGTCATCGGCGACCTCCGCGGCTCGGGTTTCTCCGGCGGGGAGCACATCGGTAACTACAACGCCGGAGGTGTTTCCCTCGGCCAGGACGCCTACGACTTCATCGAGTGGGTCGCCGACCAGCCGTGGTGCGATGGCAACGTCGGCATGGTGGGCATCTCCTACTTCGGTTCCATGCAGGTGCTGGCCGCCGCCGAGCGACCTCCCCACCTCAAGGCGATCTTCGTTTCCGGCGGCCACTACGACTTCTACGAGACCACCTACCACGGCGGCATCATGTGGTTCATGCCCCGCGCCGCCCGCGAAGGCCGCGGCGGGGACTCCGGCTGGGCGTTCACCGACAACGTAAAATCCCGGATGATTGAAAAGCACTCCCCCGATGAGCTGAAAAAACTTGTCGCCATGCGCCTGGAGGATCCGGACATCGCCGCCTGGCCAAACCTGGTCCATGTCCTGAACTACCCCAAAAACCACGAAGCCTGGTTCGACATCGTGATGAACGAACTCGACGGGGATTGGTACGAAGAGCGCAATCCCATCACGCTCGCGCCAAACATCGACATTCCGGTCTGGCTACAACTCGACCAAGGCCGCGGGTGGACCCTTGACGGCACCATCGAGCTGTACAACACCCTGAAGGGCCCGAAAAAACTCACCATAGGCCCCTACCCGCCCATGCAATCGCGCCCCTTCATCGAAGAACACGACAAAATGTTCCGCTGGTACGACTACTGGATCAAGGGCATCGACAACGGAGTCATGGACGAACCGGCCGTGAGCGTCTTCGTGGAGGGCTCCCGCGAGGTAGTGACGGCGGAGCAATGGCCGCCGAAAGATATCGAATACAAGTCCCTGTACCTGCGCCCGCGGCACAAGATCTCTGAAGAGCCTGAACCAATGGGAGCCGAATACGCCGCCCCGGACGGCTTCTACCAGGCGCCGTTGACAGTAACGGACAAGGTCGAAATCCTCTCGTGGAGCACCGCCCCGTTCGAAAACGACACCGAAATGATCGGCACCGGCGCCGCACACATCTTCGCCGAAATCGACCAGAGCGACACCAACTTCATCCTTCGCCTCTGGGACACCGCCCCGAACGGCAAACGCCAGCTGATCACCACCGGCTACCTCAAAGCCTCACACCGCGAACTGGACCACCGGACCACAGAAGGCAACCCATACCACCCACACACAGCATCCGTGCCAGTGGAGCCGGGGACGATCGAGGAGTACGTGCTGCGGCTCTACCCCTTTGCCAACACCTTCAAACCCGGACACCGCCTCGTGGCCGAACTCTCCAACGGCGAACCGCTGGCAGATGAACACAACGCCTTGCTCCCCCCGGACGCCTTCCACCTCCCGGTGGGCCGGCCCGTCACCCACAAGATCTACCGCGACGCCGCCCATCAATCCCGCCTCGTCCTGCCCATCACAACACGAGAGGCGCAGTAG
- a CDS encoding MBL fold metallo-hydrolase: protein MTKPVAVHPLVSPWGRFGLYSFFIDSPEPAIVDTGIASSPAEGMVPALEAIGRRIEDVRWILLTHGHIDHIGGAYALWELTGRRAQVVIHEADAPFLRSRRVHVDEYLSGRAQYLHDLDGEAKLTAATNAVISGEMEPTLLVRGGETLSLGGDVTVSVHSIPGHTPGSVAYVLDGQNDVFVGDAVQVHGAANGFPGFVDPVGYRSSLEYLRDEIRPRHLYLGHPYRREDGTPYGVELDAGQAGEALQGSLEIEARVKNAACGCLASGLQDTDSPYSPFAGVAEDLGYEGDPTLEPAPFFTTLHGYRTTLDHLTEDEE, encoded by the coding sequence ATGACGAAGCCGGTTGCTGTACATCCCCTGGTCTCGCCGTGGGGCCGGTTCGGCCTCTACAGCTTCTTCATCGACTCCCCGGAGCCGGCCATCGTCGACACGGGGATCGCGTCCTCGCCTGCGGAAGGCATGGTGCCGGCACTGGAGGCGATCGGCCGCCGGATCGAGGACGTCCGCTGGATCCTGCTGACCCATGGACACATCGACCACATCGGCGGGGCATACGCCCTCTGGGAACTCACCGGACGCCGCGCCCAGGTGGTCATCCATGAGGCCGACGCACCATTTTTGCGCTCGCGCCGGGTCCATGTGGACGAATACCTTTCCGGACGGGCGCAGTACTTGCATGATCTCGACGGCGAGGCGAAGCTGACGGCGGCCACGAATGCCGTTATCTCGGGCGAGATGGAACCGACGCTATTAGTCCGGGGCGGTGAGACCCTCTCGTTGGGCGGGGACGTCACCGTTTCGGTCCACTCGATTCCGGGCCACACTCCGGGGTCGGTCGCCTACGTCCTCGACGGACAGAATGACGTGTTTGTCGGGGACGCGGTTCAGGTCCACGGCGCGGCCAACGGCTTCCCGGGGTTCGTGGACCCGGTCGGCTACCGCTCAAGCCTTGAATACTTGCGCGATGAAATCCGTCCCCGCCACTTGTATCTGGGGCACCCGTACCGCCGCGAAGACGGAACGCCCTACGGCGTAGAGCTCGACGCCGGACAGGCCGGGGAAGCGCTCCAAGGGAGCCTGGAGATCGAAGCCCGAGTCAAGAATGCGGCCTGCGGTTGCTTGGCCTCCGGCCTGCAGGATACGGACTCGCCGTATTCGCCCTTCGCAGGCGTTGCCGAAGACCTCGGTTACGAAGGGGATCCCACACTGGAACCCGCCCCGTTCTTCACCACCCTCCACGGGTACCGCACGACGTTGGACCATTTGACCGAAGATGAGGAGTAA
- a CDS encoding alpha/beta hydrolase: MPIHPQIAEILDHIPPADGTRPDPATMRAAEEQRVTPAADRLPLAVVEDATAATATGEVAIRIYTPVEADSYGLLVYVHGGAFFLGSLDTHDHVARSLAKETGHKVISVGYRLAPEASFPAGLDDCYGVVRWAAGEGKSLKWDGKNLAIAGDSSGGNFVAAVAAKAHDDGFNRITHQIMFYPSLDLDFDVERYASLQENSRGYGLETIGLRPWNSFYVESGADPADPLVSPIKRADLAGLPPALIITAEFDPLRDEGELYGQRLAEAGVETKVTRYSGANHGFVQNFSWIPEFYRAFEVTGEFLNARPGQ, from the coding sequence ATGCCTATCCATCCGCAGATCGCCGAGATCCTCGACCACATCCCGCCGGCTGACGGCACCCGTCCGGATCCGGCCACGATGCGGGCCGCCGAGGAGCAGCGGGTTACCCCCGCGGCGGACCGCCTGCCGCTCGCAGTCGTCGAAGATGCGACGGCCGCGACGGCGACCGGCGAGGTCGCCATCCGGATCTACACGCCGGTGGAGGCGGACTCTTATGGTCTGCTGGTGTACGTCCACGGCGGGGCGTTCTTCCTGGGCAGCCTGGACACCCACGACCATGTGGCACGGTCTCTGGCGAAGGAAACCGGCCACAAGGTCATCTCGGTGGGCTACCGCTTGGCTCCCGAAGCCTCGTTCCCGGCAGGGCTTGATGACTGCTACGGGGTGGTCCGCTGGGCTGCCGGGGAAGGCAAAAGTCTGAAGTGGGACGGGAAGAACCTCGCGATCGCCGGCGACAGCTCGGGCGGCAATTTCGTCGCGGCGGTCGCTGCTAAAGCCCACGACGACGGGTTCAACCGGATCACCCATCAGATCATGTTCTATCCCTCGCTGGACCTGGACTTCGACGTCGAGCGTTACGCGTCGCTGCAGGAAAACTCGCGGGGGTACGGGCTCGAGACGATCGGCCTCAGGCCGTGGAACTCTTTCTACGTCGAGAGCGGCGCGGACCCGGCGGATCCCCTCGTATCCCCCATCAAAAGGGCAGACCTTGCGGGCCTTCCACCTGCACTCATCATCACGGCCGAGTTCGACCCGCTCCGTGACGAGGGTGAACTTTACGGCCAGCGCTTGGCGGAAGCCGGCGTCGAGACAAAAGTGACCCGCTACTCAGGCGCCAACCACGGTTTTGTCCAGAACTTCTCTTGGATTCCGGAGTTCTACCGGGCATTCGAGGTGACAGGTGAATTCCTGAACGCGAGGCCCGGTCAATGA